The DNA sequence ATTTTCCATGGAGCATGAAAGCATTGTGCAAAAAAGGAGTGAACATATTGGTGAAAACAGAAACATTATTGGCGCAGCTTGGCAATCGAAGCGATCAGCATACAGGAACCGTCAACCCTCCGGTTTATTTTTCTACAGCTTACCGACATGAAGGAATCGGCAAGTCCAACGGCTATGATTATGTCCGGACGGGAAATCCAACTAGGGAAATACTTGAGCAGGCAATTGCCAGCCTTGAAGGAGCTGATCAGGGTTATGCCTGCAGTTCGGGCATGAGCGCCATCTCCGTTGTTTTATCTCTATTCCGTTCAGGTGATGAGCTGGTGGTGTCAAAGGATCTTTATGGAGGCACCTACAGGCTGCTTGAGCAGGGTTTTGCCAAATGGGGGCTGGTTACAAAATACGCAGATACCTCTGATATCCATGCGGTAAGCAGGCAAATCTCGCCTCATACGAAAGCAATATTCCTGGAAACGCCGACCAACCCGCTCATGCAGCAGGCTGATATTGAGGCTATGGCTGCAATCGCCCGCCAGCATGGAATTCTACTGATCGTCGATAATACCTTTTTTACGCCGGTCCTTCAGCAGCCAATCAGACTGGGGGCCGATATCGTCATACACAGTGCTACAAAATATCTGGGCGGCCATAACGATGTGCTCGCAGGCCTTATTGCGGCACGAGGAGAGAAGTTATGTGCCTCCCTTGCCCATCACCATAATGCTGCAGGAGCAGTGTTAAGCCCATTTGATTCCTGGCTCCTGATGAGAGGGATGAAGACCCTTGCCCTCCGGATGAAGAAGCATGAAAGCAATGCTCGTAAACTGGCTGAATACTTGAACAGCCATGAATATGTAGAGGAAGTGCTGTATCCCGGAAAAGGCGGAATGCTCTCCTTCAGAATCCTTGAAGAAAATTGGGCAGATCTATTCCTGCAGAAGCTGAACCTTATTACTTTCGCCGAAAGTCTTGGCGGAACTGAAAGCTTTATTACTTATCCTGCCACACAGACACATGCTGACATCCCGGAAGAGACCCGATTAGCCAATGGAATCTGCGGCAAGCTCCTTAGATTTTCTGTTGGCATCGAAGATCCGGAAGATTTGATGAAAGATTTGGAACAGGCCTTCAGTGGCTGTGTGGAAGGGGAGAATGCAAAATGAACGAAGACTGTTATAGATTCGAAACAAAGCTATTGCACAATAAACATAAAACAGACCCGGTTACAGGGGCTGTAAGCGTCCCGATTCATCATGCCTCCACCTTTCATCAAAAGGATCTTGAGTCTTTTGGCAAATATGACTACTCAAGAAGCCTAAACCCGACAAGAGAGGCGCTTGAAGAAGTAATTGCAGGACTTGAAGGCGGAACCAGAGGATTTGCGTTTTCTTCCGGTATGGCGGCCATCTCCACTTGCTTTCTTCTTCTTTCCCAGGGAGACCATGTCGTCATTTCAGAGGATGTATACGGAGGCACCTACAGGATGGTCACAGAGGTCCTCTCGCGCTACGGAATTGATTACACCTTCGCAGATATGACTAATTTAGAAGAAGTAAAAGAGGCTGCCCTTCCACATACAAAACTATTCTATGTTGAAACACCTTCCAATCCCCTCTTGAAGGTTGCCGATATTAAAAGCATTGCTGAGATTGCCAGGGAAAAAGATGCTTATACGTTCGTTGACAATACTTTCATGACCCCCCAGCTGCAAAAGCCGCTGGACCTTGGGGCAGATATTGTCCTTCACAGTGCGACGAAATTTATCTCCGGACACAGTGATGTCGTTGCCGGCCTTTGTGCAGTAAAAGATCCAGTGCTGGCTGAGAAAGTGGCCTTTCTGCAGAATTCCTTTGGTGCTGTCCTTGGTGTGCAGGATTGCTGGCTGGTGCTGAGGGGTTTGAAAACCCTTCATGTCAGACTGCAGCAGTCCATGATAACAGCAGAGAAAATTGCTCTTTTCCTTGAGAATCACCCACTTGTGAAAAAAGTGCATTACCCTGGGCTTGAGAGCCATCCGCAGTTTAAGCTGCAGAGAGAACAGGCTGCCGGGCCGGGAGCTGTGCTGTCTTTTGAGCTTGAAGACGAAGATGCGCTGCGGAAATTCTCTGATGCTCTGGAAATCCCGGTTTTTGCAGTAAGCCTGGGCGCTGTCGAGTCGATACTCTCCTGGCCAGCCCGGATGTCTCATGCCTCCATGCCTGCACCCGAAAGAAGCAGGCGCGGAATATCCGACTCCCTTCTCCGCCTTTCTGCAGGCCTCGAAAATCCGGATGATTTAATACACGATTTCAGCAGAGCACTTTCTGCCGCAGAGAGAACATGCCATACAGCGAGGGTAAAACTATGAGTCTGCTGGATAAAATGGAAAAAGAGATCATCATAGCAGATGGAGCGATGGGCACTCTCCTCTATTCCTATGGTACAGATTTCTGCTTTGAAGAACTTAATGTATCACAGCCAGGCCATATTCAAAATATCCACCAAGCTTATATAGATGCAGGTGCAACTTTGATCCAGACCAATACCTATGCAGCCAATTATCTCAAGCTGCAGCGCTACGGACTGGAGGACCATGTAAAGGAAATAAACAGTGCCGCTGTCACTGTTGCGAGGAAGGCTGCGGGAAATCATGCCTTTGTGGCCGGAACGATTGGCGGAAA is a window from the Bacillus infantis NRRL B-14911 genome containing:
- a CDS encoding methionine biosynthesis PLP-dependent protein, with the translated sequence MKALCKKGVNILVKTETLLAQLGNRSDQHTGTVNPPVYFSTAYRHEGIGKSNGYDYVRTGNPTREILEQAIASLEGADQGYACSSGMSAISVVLSLFRSGDELVVSKDLYGGTYRLLEQGFAKWGLVTKYADTSDIHAVSRQISPHTKAIFLETPTNPLMQQADIEAMAAIARQHGILLIVDNTFFTPVLQQPIRLGADIVIHSATKYLGGHNDVLAGLIAARGEKLCASLAHHHNAAGAVLSPFDSWLLMRGMKTLALRMKKHESNARKLAEYLNSHEYVEEVLYPGKGGMLSFRILEENWADLFLQKLNLITFAESLGGTESFITYPATQTHADIPEETRLANGICGKLLRFSVGIEDPEDLMKDLEQAFSGCVEGENAK
- the metC gene encoding cystathionine beta-lyase; the protein is MNEDCYRFETKLLHNKHKTDPVTGAVSVPIHHASTFHQKDLESFGKYDYSRSLNPTREALEEVIAGLEGGTRGFAFSSGMAAISTCFLLLSQGDHVVISEDVYGGTYRMVTEVLSRYGIDYTFADMTNLEEVKEAALPHTKLFYVETPSNPLLKVADIKSIAEIAREKDAYTFVDNTFMTPQLQKPLDLGADIVLHSATKFISGHSDVVAGLCAVKDPVLAEKVAFLQNSFGAVLGVQDCWLVLRGLKTLHVRLQQSMITAEKIALFLENHPLVKKVHYPGLESHPQFKLQREQAAGPGAVLSFELEDEDALRKFSDALEIPVFAVSLGAVESILSWPARMSHASMPAPERSRRGISDSLLRLSAGLENPDDLIHDFSRALSAAERTCHTARVKL